The following DNA comes from Poecilia reticulata strain Guanapo linkage group LG5, Guppy_female_1.0+MT, whole genome shotgun sequence.
CCAAATGcaatttttacagatttactGCAGCGCTGTGATTTTGTACTCCTATACTTGAAGGACTGCATGTGgagaaacacaaatattcagCACCTTAGATGGTTTTCTATCAGCTACCAGCTACGTATTAccatatttttcggactataggcCGCTACGTTTTTCCTatgctttgaaccatgcggcttgtagcccggtgcggcttttctgtggatttttattcaaccaccagggggcgctttaaCAGGAAGTGACTCATTGGAAGTCacaattggaaatcaaagaagaaagtgctaattttcatttagaacaagcacatgctagcaacaagagaaatttcttcaaactcatatgatgcagcttttaagttgaaagCTATCGATCTGGCAGCAAATAGAGCCGCTGGACGTAAACTTGGcgtgaacgaatccatggttcTGCTTTAGAGACGGAGGactgcgtccttaatagcagatttagAGCGGTGGAGATATCATCAGCTTAAAGCCCGGTACGGCTTATTTATAGATGtactttacagttttttttattttttatttgtaggtgCGGCTTATAGCATCAtgtgctctatagtccggaaaatacggtagttatGACGTTAGAAATACAGACGGAAAGATGTCTAATGTAGGCTCATATTACTGACTTATAACTCAGGTAGATAAATATCTACTGTCACAAGTAAATATCTAAAGAATGAATACAGCTAATCTGATTCCCTAAATAACCGTTTGTTTTAATAACACCAACATCTTTACAAACATTTGGCTCATTCATGCTGTGCTGATGTAGTCCTGATTTGTCTGGGAGCCTAAAAAGCATCAAATGTTGATATCCAGCCCAACACAAGAACAACATGAGAAGAGGAGAGAGTCTGACTTCGTGATCCTAAAATAAGTCCTGGTTGTGTGCAGTGTTCCCCCAGCGGTAAGAGTCATGCAGGCGGACAATGTGGTGTTCAGCTTTAGGAGTCGTACTCAGACTGCTCCTCTACGAACACCGCAGGTCGATTGCTTACCCTGCTGCCACAGTCCAGGCAGGAAACCCCCAGGGCAACCAGGCAGTGCCAAGCCTGCAGACAACCAGAGCAGAGCAAGAGGTCAAGACTCGATTTCTGCAGGATTATGATTCATCTTATAACAGAGAAGGTCAAGCTAGCACGAatagctgctttttaaaaaaaaaaaaaaaacgtaaataaattatttgttgcAGTTGCATAATCTCACAGTTTTAGTTTGGATTACCACTCATTTCAAACAAAGACACTGGCGGCAGGATCACTGCTACCTGCGACATAagtgtaactttatttttaatctaaacttTACTTTCTCTAACTGACTCTCTAAAATCGGAAAGACTGGAGAACATGCTATGGTAGAAAGGTAGATATGTGTTGCACTTTATATGTCAATAAATAGAAACAATCTAGAGAAATCAAACaattacaaacataaacaagcCAAATTAAACTGGCTCTTTAGTAAAAGCTCTCTCCTTTGGGTCAAGAGTTAGAAAAGGAAGACTCTGTGGAAAAGCACTTTATGGCTAATATTTGGTTTGGTAGAGGACCTGTTATGCTGTGAAACCTTTATGATGGCATAATAAAgtacagattttaaaactataacCTTCAGGCTTAAAGCTGAAACCATCACTTGGTTTTTCAACAGGTTAATGATTCAGAACATACAATCAAACACAAAAGtccaacagaaaacatgttttctaccCAGTACTGTGGATAATACACAGATTGtgcataaagaaaaataaataaataaataaacgatcAAAAATTTCTCTCTTTGTGCTCCAACCTTGTGAAATATTATAGGAGAAGAGTAAGAGTCGTCCTGCTGGCAAACGATTTCTCAAAGTAGTTGGGGTTCTAATAACTGTACCACCTGTGATTCTGTTTAAAGTAACTATTGCTTaaattgggattttaaaaaatctatttttgtggttgaaatgtaCCTGAAAGTGGTCAAAGTTATGGGTAAAGTAGTTGAAAGTAGAGAGAGCGATGAATCTAGAAAGACTAATTCATGTGAGATTAGGCTGCAGCAATTCAAGTTAACGCTGCACTAACATGAAGCAGCACACCAAGTgcacagttttaataaaataatgaataaatccCACTTagacttgacaaaaaaaattggattttatcTCTTGAACCCACCAGGTAGATCACGAAGACCAGGTATGCCACGGAGATGAGAGCAGCGATAACGTAGAGCAGGACGCTGTTCAGCGCAGTCACATAAACAATCACAAAGTACATGTTGATTGCACAAACCACCAGGATGACGATGCCTCCTGCAATCTTCCACGCccttaaagaaagaaaaacggtTATTTAAcattgcagttttcagaaaattggCCAAGCTGAAAAAACTGAACACtaacataactttaaaaatatatatatacaaaatataacCTTGTAATTTgaacaaagttaaaatatttcacttcttTAACCCAAACACCTTAATCGACCCTTTCAGTTCCCTTCCTGTAATGAGGAACTGATCTAAAAATACTGTGAGAACGTCAGTGGGTCAGGACTCAAGACATCAATAGAGACTCtattaaacaaacagaaatgtttgacttACAGCCCGTTAGCAAAGTCATTCATGATGGAAGTCAGACTGGTGAACGTCAGGATCGGGATCAAAGCAAACGGAAGCTgttggagaagaaaaatgattaTTGATACACAGCAGCGttacataaaacatgacaaaaaacgCTTAAGATGCATGTTACTACTTTAGTTTCTCCTGACCTGCAAACTTTGAAGCACATTGAGGAAGTCGTTCATCCCCGTCAGATGGTTAACGTCCTGAAAAATGGCGACTAGGAGCGTCGGCGTGATAGCAATGGAGCGGGTCAGCAGCACCCGAGCGAAACGAGACCACTTCAGGTTCAGAAACCCCTGAGCAAAGGCACAAAATGACAccattttgcagctttttaaacattgtttgaaAAACCGCAAAGCAGCAGATGCTGCACGCAAAATGACGAGCAGCAGGTTTTCTCACCTCCATCACAAACTGTCCAGAGTAAGTGCCTGTCATGGTGGAGCTCTGACCGGCTGCCAGAATCCCGACAGCCCAGATATAGAGAGCTGCAGGTCCGAAGAAACAGCCCAACACCACTCCCTgtgcaaaatgtacaaaaagacAGCGATCACCTCTAGTCTAAAAGCTAAAGCTCTGCATCAGAGCTTATTGTATGCATGTCAATTGTTGAGCAGACATACCCCTTTGTAGATGTCCACCTCCAGAGTGCCGTTGTTGAGAGGGAAGAGGTCGGTGCGGTTGATGCCGGTCGCGTTGCACTCATGGTTCTACAACACAACAAGCAACAACTAAATCTGCATTTTGTGTTAATctactctttaaaaaaaagctctgcaGCAATCTGTCATCAGTTAGCAAATAGCATAGCGGTCGTACTCACCACATCCATGttagttttattgtaaaagGCCTGAGCAAAGACTGCGACGACAAAGACGTTGATGAGGAAGGACACGAAGAGGGCGATGGATGATTCGATGAAGAAGTATTTATTGGCTTCTTTTACTTCCTTCTTATTTTTCCGATCCACTTCTCTggactaggaaaaaaaaaaaaacaccaccatTTTAGGCTTATTTCTCATTTTAGAAAGCTTGTTGATGAATTTTCTCAGGATATAGagttatctttattttttacctttacaaGCGCTGAGTGCAGGTAGATGTTGTGGGGCATGATGACAGCACCAACGATTCCCACGGCCTGCTCCAGCTGCACGGGCCCACAGTCAGCACAGTACGGCAAAAACAtccctttaagaagctctcCCTGATCCGGTTTCACCAGAACGTACTGGAGCCGGACAACAGCAggaacaagagagagagaacaacgTTAGACGTTTTCTTTTCCCCCAGAGTGAAACGATGATACTACAAATGGATCTAATGAATGTGAATGTTCACTAATCCACACAAAGTGGAAATTTTCTAACTATTCTTAAAGGTTTAAGTGTGAGCCAGAAACTGAAACAATATGAACGAGGTCAAAAAAAACTGTCACACATCCAGTAAGAGTTATTGATGGGTCCTAAACGTGTGCGGTTTCTCTAAAACTAAAcctaattcttattttttttatatctttaatgTTTGAAGTTTTATGTTGCTATTCCACTCTGAAGAAGAagagt
Coding sequences within:
- the slc11a2 gene encoding natural resistance-associated macrophage protein 2 isoform X2, encoding MSSGKQERSRLKESRQENGVQSNHYSAISPPASPVAQEEPFSTYFEARVPIPESPNQMFSFRKLWAFTGPGFLMSIAYLDPGNIESDLQSGAKAGFKLLWVLLVSTIIGLLLQRLAARLGVVTGMHLAEVCNRQYPTVPRILLWLMVELAIIGSDMQEVIGCAIAFNLLSVGRIPLWAGVLITITDTFVFLFLDKYGLRKLEAFFGFLITVMAISFGYEYVLVKPDQGELLKGMFLPYCADCGPVQLEQAVGIVGAVIMPHNIYLHSALVKSREVDRKNKKEVKEANKYFFIESSIALFVSFLINVFVVAVFAQAFYNKTNMDVNHECNATGINRTDLFPLNNGTLEVDIYKGGVVLGCFFGPAALYIWAVGILAAGQSSTMTGTYSGQFVMEGFLNLKWSRFARVLLTRSIAITPTLLVAIFQDVNHLTGMNDFLNVLQSLQLPFALIPILTFTSLTSIMNDFANGLAWKIAGGIVILVVCAINMYFVIVYVTALNSVLLYVIAALISVAYLVFVIYLAWHCLVALGVSCLDCGSRMVGGLSRHTDLYLLSDMETDPQAER
- the slc11a2 gene encoding natural resistance-associated macrophage protein 2 isoform X1 translates to MTGEQNGDLLEEESRQENGVQSNHYSAISPPASPVAQEEPFSTYFEARVPIPESPNQMFSFRKLWAFTGPGFLMSIAYLDPGNIESDLQSGAKAGFKLLWVLLVSTIIGLLLQRLAARLGVVTGMHLAEVCNRQYPTVPRILLWLMVELAIIGSDMQEVIGCAIAFNLLSVGRIPLWAGVLITITDTFVFLFLDKYGLRKLEAFFGFLITVMAISFGYEYVLVKPDQGELLKGMFLPYCADCGPVQLEQAVGIVGAVIMPHNIYLHSALVKSREVDRKNKKEVKEANKYFFIESSIALFVSFLINVFVVAVFAQAFYNKTNMDVNHECNATGINRTDLFPLNNGTLEVDIYKGGVVLGCFFGPAALYIWAVGILAAGQSSTMTGTYSGQFVMEGFLNLKWSRFARVLLTRSIAITPTLLVAIFQDVNHLTGMNDFLNVLQSLQLPFALIPILTFTSLTSIMNDFANGLAWKIAGGIVILVVCAINMYFVIVYVTALNSVLLYVIAALISVAYLVFVIYLAWHCLVALGVSCLDCGSRMVGGLSRHTDLYLLSDMETDPQAER